A genome region from Desulfobotulus pelophilus includes the following:
- a CDS encoding TatD family hydrolase: MEKNNQHFPLVDTHCHLQDVRMASELTLLLAEARSAGIGGFVCCGSGEEDWGRVRELAAVHHDVVAFLGVHPFYVQEQGAGWLDLLGNYLTFHPEFGVGEIGLDGLVSCGNMDEQEMVFTKQLRLARDLRRPVSLHCRKAWDRMLPILKKEGGLLHGGAFHAWSGSPELIREVEKLGAHVGFGASITRSANSKVRRSLLAVSPERLLIETDAPDIPPVFVKEGINRPAYLRHTFSAIAEILGVGEQPLQKQLYRNSLSFLSPLCRVGLTS, from the coding sequence ATGGAAAAAAATAATCAGCACTTTCCACTTGTGGATACCCACTGCCACCTTCAAGATGTTCGCATGGCTTCAGAATTGACGCTTTTGCTGGCGGAAGCCCGTTCCGCAGGGATTGGTGGATTTGTGTGTTGTGGATCCGGAGAAGAAGACTGGGGTCGAGTGAGGGAACTTGCTGCCGTTCACCATGATGTGGTCGCTTTTTTGGGCGTACACCCCTTTTATGTACAGGAGCAGGGGGCTGGCTGGCTGGATCTTCTGGGTAATTATCTGACTTTTCATCCTGAGTTCGGAGTGGGAGAAATCGGTCTGGATGGTTTGGTCAGCTGCGGAAATATGGACGAGCAGGAAATGGTATTTACGAAGCAGTTGCGTCTGGCACGGGATCTGAGGCGCCCTGTTTCACTTCATTGCCGTAAAGCCTGGGACCGTATGCTCCCGATTTTGAAAAAAGAAGGCGGCCTTCTCCATGGAGGAGCCTTTCATGCCTGGTCAGGATCGCCGGAGTTGATTCGGGAGGTGGAGAAACTGGGTGCCCATGTGGGGTTTGGTGCTTCCATTACCCGGTCGGCGAACTCAAAAGTTCGCCGCAGCCTTCTGGCTGTTTCACCGGAACGCCTGCTTATTGAGACAGATGCTCCGGATATCCCTCCTGTTTTTGTTAAGGAGGGTATCAATCGTCCTGCGTATCTCCGGCATACATTTTCGGCCATTGCAGAGATATTGGGAGTTGGGGAACAGCCCCTTCAAAAGCAGTTATACAGGAACAGTCTGTCCTTTCTTTCTCCTCTATGCAGAGTTGGGCTTACGTCATGA